The following proteins come from a genomic window of Emys orbicularis isolate rEmyOrb1 chromosome 9, rEmyOrb1.hap1, whole genome shotgun sequence:
- the SLITRK4 gene encoding SLIT and NTRK-like protein 4 isoform X1: MAKVRQEGASPPWLGDPPPDTTWLRGRAGIWFFDSVSLFRSIRLLADHKKMLLWLVLVLSTPVSSTNADPDISVEICNVCSCVSVENVLYVNCEKVAVYRPNQLKPPWSNFYHLNFQNNLLIILYPNTFLNFTHAVSLQLGNNKLQNIEGGAFLGLSALKQLHLNNNELKILRADTFLGIENLEYLQADYNLIKYIERGAFNKLHKLKVLILNDNLISFLPDNIFRFASLTHLDIRGNRIQKLPYIGVLEHIGRVVELQLEDNPWNCTCDLLPLKAWLENMPYNIYIGEAICETPSDLYGRLLKETNKQELCSMGTGSDFDVRILPPSQLEPGYSTPNGHTTQTSMHRLVTKPPKTTNPSKISGIVAGKALSNRNLSQIVSYQTRVPPLTPCPSPCVCKTHPSDLGLSVNCQERNIESLAELVPKPFNAKKLHVNGNYIKDVDTSDFIDFEGLDLLHLGSNQIAVIKGAVFRNLTNLRRLYLNGNQIERLSPEMFAGLHNLQYLYLEYNVIKEILASTFDLMPNLQLLYLNNNLLRSLPAYIFAGAPLARLNLRNNHFMYLPVSGVLDQLKSLTQIDLEGNPWDCTCDLVALKLWLEKLNEGIVVKELKCETPVQFANIELKSLKNEILCPKLLNKPSALFTSPVPAVTFTTPLGPIRSPPGGPVPLSILILSILVVLILTVFVAFCLLVFVLRRNKKPTVKHEGIGNQECSSMQLQLRKHDHKSNKKDGLGAEAFIPQTIEQMSKSHTCGLKESETGFTFADPQGQKIILRNITDKEKDLLHVDTRKRLSTIDELDELFPGRDSNVFIQNFLESKKEYNSIGVSGFEIRYPEKQQDKKIKKSLIGGNHSKIVVEQRKSEYFELKAKLQGSPDYLQVLEEQTALNKI, from the exons ATGGCAAAGGTAAGGCAGGAAGGTGCCTCTCCGCCCTGGCTGGGCGATCCGCCGCCGGACACAACGTGGCTCCGGGGGCGAGCAGGGATTTGGTTTTTCG aTTCTGTATCTTTATTCAGGAGCATAAGGTTGCTTGCTGATCACAAGAAGATGTTGCTGTGGCTCGTTCTGGTTTTGTCAACCCCAGTTTCTTCTACAAATGCAGATCCTGACATCTCGGTGGAAATTTGCAATGTTTGCTCGTGTGTGTCAGTTGAGAATGTACTGTATGTCAATTGCGAGAAGGTTGCAGTCTACCGACCAAATCAGCTCAAACCACCTTGGTCTAATTTTTACCATCTTAATTTTCAGAACAACCTACTGATTATTCTATATCCAAATACATTTCTTAATTTTACACATGCAGTGTCCCTGCAACTGGGTAACAATAAATTGCAGAACATTGAGGGAGGAGCATTCCTTGGGCTCAGTGCATTAAAACAGTTGCACTTGAACAACAATGAATTAAAGATTCTCCGAGCTGACACTTTCCTTGGCATAGAGAACTTGGAGTATCTCCAAGCTGACTACAATTTAATCAAGTATATTGAACGGGGAGCCTTCAATAAGCTTCACAAGCTGAAAGTCCTCATCCTTAATGACaatctgatttcattcctgcCCGATAATATTTTTCGATTCGCTTCTCTAACCCATCTGGATATACGAGGGAATCGAATACAGAAGCTTCCCTACATTGGAGTTCTGGAACACATTGGTCGAGTTGTCGAACTGCAGCTGGAAGATAACCCTTGGAATTGTACCTGTGATTTGTTGCCTTTGAAAGCCTGGCTGGAGAATATGCCCTATAACATTTACATTGGAGAAGCTATCTGTGAAACGCCCAGTGACTTGTATGGAAGGCTTTTAAAGGAAACCAATAAACAAGAATTATGCTCCATGGGGACTGGGAGTGATTTTGATGTGCGCATTCTGCCTCCatcccagctggagcctggttACAGCACACCTAATGGCCACACTACGCAAACGTCAATGCACAGGTTAGTCACCAAGCCTCCGAAAACTACAAATCCTTCCAAGATCTCGGGGATAGTAGCAGGAAAAGCGCTCTCTAATCGCAATCTCAGTCAAATTGTGTCTTACCAGACCAGGGTACCTCCTCTAACTCCTTGCCCAAGCCCGTGTGTCTGCAAAACTCATCCTTCTGATTTGGGATTAAGTGTAAACTGccaagaaagaaatatagaatcATTGGCCGAACTCGTACCAAAACCTTTCAATGCCAAGAAACTGCATGTAAATGGCAATTATATTAAGGATGTGGACACCTCAGATTTCATTGACTTTGAAGGGCTGGATTTACTACATTTAGGCAGCAATCAGATTGCAGTAATCAAAGGGGCGGTTTTCCGCAACCTTACAAATTTACGGAGATTGTATCTTAATGGCAATCAGATAGAGCGGCTGAGTCCAGAAATGTTTGCTGGCCTCCATAATTTGCAATATCTGTATTTGGAATACAACGTTATCAAAGAAATTTTAGCCAGCACCTTTGACTTAATGCCAAATTTGCAGTTGCTCTACTTGAACAACAATCTTCTTAGAAGTCTGCCAGCTTACATTTTTGCTGGTGCTCCACTGGCTAGACTGAATCTGAGGAACAATCATTTCATGTATCTACCTGTAAGTGGCGTTCTTGATCAGCTAAAATCTCTTACACAAATTGATCTGGAAGGTAATCCGTGGGACTGCACGTGTGATTTAGTTGCTTTAAAACTATGGCTGGAAAAACTAAATGAAGGTATTGTGGTGAAGGAATTAAAATGTGAAACACCTGTTCAGTTTGCTAACATTGAACTGAAGTCTCTCAAAAATGAGATCTTATGTCCTAAACTTTTAAACAAGCCATCTGCTCTGTTCACTAGTCCTGTGCCTGCTGTCACTTTTACTACACCGTTGGGTCCAATTCGAAgtcctcctggtggcccagttcCATTGTCCATCCTAATCTTAAGCATACTAGTTGTGCTTATTTTAACAGTGTTTGTTGCCTTTTGCCTTCTTGTCTTTGTGCTTCGGCGCAACAAGAAACCAACAGTAAAGCACGAAGGAATTGGGAACCAAGAGTGCAGTTCCATGCAACTGCAGCTAAGAAAGCACGACCACAAATCAAACAAAAAGGATGGACTAGGTGCAGAGGCCTTCATTCCTCAAACCATTGAGCAGATGAGCAAAAGTCACACTTGTGGCTTAAAAGAATCCGAAACAGGCTTCACGTTTGCTGATCCACAAGGGCAAAAAATCATTCTGAGAAATATTACCGACAAGGAAAAGGATTTATTGCATGTGGATACCAGAAAAAGACTGAGCACAATTGATGAACTGGATGAGTTGTTTCCTGGGAGGGATTCCAATGTATTTATTCAGAATTTTCTTGAAAGTAAAAAAGAATACAACAGCATAGGGGTCAGTGGCTTTGAAATACGTTATCCAGAGAAACAACAAGACAAAAAAATCAAGAAGTCATTAATAGGTGGTAATCATAGTAAAATTGTAGTAGAGCAAAGAAAGAGTGAATATTTTGAACTGAAAGCTAAACTTCAAGGTTCACCTGACTACCTACAAGTCCTTGAAGAACAAACAGCTTTGAATAAAATATAG
- the SLITRK4 gene encoding SLIT and NTRK-like protein 4 isoform X2: MEPDGKDSVSLFRSIRLLADHKKMLLWLVLVLSTPVSSTNADPDISVEICNVCSCVSVENVLYVNCEKVAVYRPNQLKPPWSNFYHLNFQNNLLIILYPNTFLNFTHAVSLQLGNNKLQNIEGGAFLGLSALKQLHLNNNELKILRADTFLGIENLEYLQADYNLIKYIERGAFNKLHKLKVLILNDNLISFLPDNIFRFASLTHLDIRGNRIQKLPYIGVLEHIGRVVELQLEDNPWNCTCDLLPLKAWLENMPYNIYIGEAICETPSDLYGRLLKETNKQELCSMGTGSDFDVRILPPSQLEPGYSTPNGHTTQTSMHRLVTKPPKTTNPSKISGIVAGKALSNRNLSQIVSYQTRVPPLTPCPSPCVCKTHPSDLGLSVNCQERNIESLAELVPKPFNAKKLHVNGNYIKDVDTSDFIDFEGLDLLHLGSNQIAVIKGAVFRNLTNLRRLYLNGNQIERLSPEMFAGLHNLQYLYLEYNVIKEILASTFDLMPNLQLLYLNNNLLRSLPAYIFAGAPLARLNLRNNHFMYLPVSGVLDQLKSLTQIDLEGNPWDCTCDLVALKLWLEKLNEGIVVKELKCETPVQFANIELKSLKNEILCPKLLNKPSALFTSPVPAVTFTTPLGPIRSPPGGPVPLSILILSILVVLILTVFVAFCLLVFVLRRNKKPTVKHEGIGNQECSSMQLQLRKHDHKSNKKDGLGAEAFIPQTIEQMSKSHTCGLKESETGFTFADPQGQKIILRNITDKEKDLLHVDTRKRLSTIDELDELFPGRDSNVFIQNFLESKKEYNSIGVSGFEIRYPEKQQDKKIKKSLIGGNHSKIVVEQRKSEYFELKAKLQGSPDYLQVLEEQTALNKI, translated from the exons ATGGAGCCGGATGGCAAAG aTTCTGTATCTTTATTCAGGAGCATAAGGTTGCTTGCTGATCACAAGAAGATGTTGCTGTGGCTCGTTCTGGTTTTGTCAACCCCAGTTTCTTCTACAAATGCAGATCCTGACATCTCGGTGGAAATTTGCAATGTTTGCTCGTGTGTGTCAGTTGAGAATGTACTGTATGTCAATTGCGAGAAGGTTGCAGTCTACCGACCAAATCAGCTCAAACCACCTTGGTCTAATTTTTACCATCTTAATTTTCAGAACAACCTACTGATTATTCTATATCCAAATACATTTCTTAATTTTACACATGCAGTGTCCCTGCAACTGGGTAACAATAAATTGCAGAACATTGAGGGAGGAGCATTCCTTGGGCTCAGTGCATTAAAACAGTTGCACTTGAACAACAATGAATTAAAGATTCTCCGAGCTGACACTTTCCTTGGCATAGAGAACTTGGAGTATCTCCAAGCTGACTACAATTTAATCAAGTATATTGAACGGGGAGCCTTCAATAAGCTTCACAAGCTGAAAGTCCTCATCCTTAATGACaatctgatttcattcctgcCCGATAATATTTTTCGATTCGCTTCTCTAACCCATCTGGATATACGAGGGAATCGAATACAGAAGCTTCCCTACATTGGAGTTCTGGAACACATTGGTCGAGTTGTCGAACTGCAGCTGGAAGATAACCCTTGGAATTGTACCTGTGATTTGTTGCCTTTGAAAGCCTGGCTGGAGAATATGCCCTATAACATTTACATTGGAGAAGCTATCTGTGAAACGCCCAGTGACTTGTATGGAAGGCTTTTAAAGGAAACCAATAAACAAGAATTATGCTCCATGGGGACTGGGAGTGATTTTGATGTGCGCATTCTGCCTCCatcccagctggagcctggttACAGCACACCTAATGGCCACACTACGCAAACGTCAATGCACAGGTTAGTCACCAAGCCTCCGAAAACTACAAATCCTTCCAAGATCTCGGGGATAGTAGCAGGAAAAGCGCTCTCTAATCGCAATCTCAGTCAAATTGTGTCTTACCAGACCAGGGTACCTCCTCTAACTCCTTGCCCAAGCCCGTGTGTCTGCAAAACTCATCCTTCTGATTTGGGATTAAGTGTAAACTGccaagaaagaaatatagaatcATTGGCCGAACTCGTACCAAAACCTTTCAATGCCAAGAAACTGCATGTAAATGGCAATTATATTAAGGATGTGGACACCTCAGATTTCATTGACTTTGAAGGGCTGGATTTACTACATTTAGGCAGCAATCAGATTGCAGTAATCAAAGGGGCGGTTTTCCGCAACCTTACAAATTTACGGAGATTGTATCTTAATGGCAATCAGATAGAGCGGCTGAGTCCAGAAATGTTTGCTGGCCTCCATAATTTGCAATATCTGTATTTGGAATACAACGTTATCAAAGAAATTTTAGCCAGCACCTTTGACTTAATGCCAAATTTGCAGTTGCTCTACTTGAACAACAATCTTCTTAGAAGTCTGCCAGCTTACATTTTTGCTGGTGCTCCACTGGCTAGACTGAATCTGAGGAACAATCATTTCATGTATCTACCTGTAAGTGGCGTTCTTGATCAGCTAAAATCTCTTACACAAATTGATCTGGAAGGTAATCCGTGGGACTGCACGTGTGATTTAGTTGCTTTAAAACTATGGCTGGAAAAACTAAATGAAGGTATTGTGGTGAAGGAATTAAAATGTGAAACACCTGTTCAGTTTGCTAACATTGAACTGAAGTCTCTCAAAAATGAGATCTTATGTCCTAAACTTTTAAACAAGCCATCTGCTCTGTTCACTAGTCCTGTGCCTGCTGTCACTTTTACTACACCGTTGGGTCCAATTCGAAgtcctcctggtggcccagttcCATTGTCCATCCTAATCTTAAGCATACTAGTTGTGCTTATTTTAACAGTGTTTGTTGCCTTTTGCCTTCTTGTCTTTGTGCTTCGGCGCAACAAGAAACCAACAGTAAAGCACGAAGGAATTGGGAACCAAGAGTGCAGTTCCATGCAACTGCAGCTAAGAAAGCACGACCACAAATCAAACAAAAAGGATGGACTAGGTGCAGAGGCCTTCATTCCTCAAACCATTGAGCAGATGAGCAAAAGTCACACTTGTGGCTTAAAAGAATCCGAAACAGGCTTCACGTTTGCTGATCCACAAGGGCAAAAAATCATTCTGAGAAATATTACCGACAAGGAAAAGGATTTATTGCATGTGGATACCAGAAAAAGACTGAGCACAATTGATGAACTGGATGAGTTGTTTCCTGGGAGGGATTCCAATGTATTTATTCAGAATTTTCTTGAAAGTAAAAAAGAATACAACAGCATAGGGGTCAGTGGCTTTGAAATACGTTATCCAGAGAAACAACAAGACAAAAAAATCAAGAAGTCATTAATAGGTGGTAATCATAGTAAAATTGTAGTAGAGCAAAGAAAGAGTGAATATTTTGAACTGAAAGCTAAACTTCAAGGTTCACCTGACTACCTACAAGTCCTTGAAGAACAAACAGCTTTGAATAAAATATAG